The DNA segment ATAGAAAAATCCAACCAGCAGAATCAAACAGGCGGCAGACACGACTACAAAGCAGTCCGCCACATTAAAAATCGGAAAGTCAATCAGCTTAAAGTAGAAAAAATCCACCACAAAGCCACGCATTGCCCGGTCAATCAGGTTTCCGAGAGCTCCGGAAGCGAGAAGCACCATGCAGGCAAACAGCGGGAAAAACCGCTTCTCCCACGGGAGCCTGGCAAGAAAAAGGAGCACAACGACGAGCACCGCACCGGCCACGAGAAAGAAAAAGCCATGCTTTCCCTGAAGGATCCCGAAGGCTGCCCCCCGGTTTTCCGAGTACAGAAGCTCAAATACGCCGTTCCATATCACAATGGGCCCGCCGGTACGCA comes from the Eubacteriaceae bacterium Marseille-Q4139 genome and includes:
- the lspA gene encoding signal peptidase II, whose product is MDKLWKRYGLFAVLTALLTAFDQWTKALAYNGLRTGGPIVIWNGVFELLYSENRGAAFGILQGKHGFFFLVAGAVLVVVLLFLARLPWEKRFFPLFACMVLLASGALGNLIDRAMRGFVVDFFYFKLIDFPIFNVADCFVVVSAACLILLVGFFYKDEELSFLSDKKEKTD